In the genome of Microaerobacter geothermalis, the window CCCCTTTACATTTGAGGGCAGAAAAAGGGCAAAGCAGGCAGAGAGTGGAATTGCTACCTTAAAGGAGAAAGTGGATACGTTAATCGTTATCCCTAATGACCGACTTCTCGAAATTGTTGATAAAAATACACCTATGCTGGAAGCCTTTAAAGAAGCAGATAATGTTCTTCGCCAGGGGGTACAGGGAATATCGGATTTAATTGCCGTCCCCGGACTGATTAATCTTGATTTTGCCGATGTGAAGACCATTATGACTGAAAAGGGCTCAGCCCTTATGGGAATCGGTGTGGCTTCCGGTGAAAATCGGGCAACGGAAGCGGCGAAAAAAGCCATTTGTAGCCCTTTGTTGGAAACCTCTATTGATGGAGCGAGGGGGGTCTTGCTCAATATTACGGGCGGGGTGAATTTAAGCCTTTTTGAGGTGAACGAAGCGGCTGATATTGTGGCATCATCTGCTGATCCTGAGGTAAATATGATTTTTGGTGCTGTGATAAATGAGGATTTAAAAGATGAGATTTATGTAACGGTGATCGCAACTGGATTTGACGAAGGTCAGCAAACGGTTAATAAGCCATTTTCAGCGGAAAAATTTGATCTCAGGCCCTTTCAGACAGGATCCTCTGGCTC includes:
- the ftsZ gene encoding cell division protein FtsZ, whose protein sequence is MLQFDVEMDQLAQIKVIGVGGGGNNAVNRMIAAGVQGVEFISVNTDGQALKQSQAEVKMQIGEKLTRGLGAGANPEIGKKAAEESREAIENALRGADMVFVTAGMGGGTGTGAAPVIAEIAKELGALTVGVVTRPFTFEGRKRAKQAESGIATLKEKVDTLIVIPNDRLLEIVDKNTPMLEAFKEADNVLRQGVQGISDLIAVPGLINLDFADVKTIMTEKGSALMGIGVASGENRATEAAKKAICSPLLETSIDGARGVLLNITGGVNLSLFEVNEAADIVASSADPEVNMIFGAVINEDLKDEIYVTVIATGFDEGQQTVNKPFSAEKFDLRPFQTGSSGSGDNLDIPAFLRNRNKKK